The nucleotide window GTGCGGTCGATCCGGCGGCAGATCGCGTCGGAGACGGGTCTCGTCGTTCCGCCCGTTCACGTTGCCGACAACCTCCAGTTGCCGCCGCGCACCTACGCGATCCTCGTCAAGGGCGTCGAGGTCGCGCGCGGCGATCTGTTCGTCGATCGGCTGCTCGCCATCAACCCCGGCACCGTGAGCGCCGCGATCGACGGCATCTCCACGAAGGAGCCGGCGTTCGGCCTGCCGGCCGTCTGGATCGCCCAGGATCGACGCGACGCGGCGATCAGCGCCGGCTACACCGTGGTCGATCCGACGACGGCGATCTCGACGCACCTGTCCGAGGTGATCCGGACCTTCCTGCCCGAGCTGCTCACGCGGCAGCACACGAAGGAGCTGGTCGACCGCGTGGCGGAGACGTCGCCGAAGCTCGTCGAGGAGCTGATCCCGAAGCAGGCCACGATCGGCGACGTGCAGCGCGTGCTGCGGCAGTTGCTGCGCGAGCGCGTGCCCGTGCGCGATCTCACGACGATCCTCGAGGCGATGGCGGACGTCACCGCCGTGTCGAAGGATCCCGACGTCATCGTCGAGGCCGTGCGCGCGGCGCTCGGCCGATCGGTGTGCCGCCCGTATCAGGGCGACGGCGGCGAGCTGCGGGTGATCGCGCTCAGCCCGTCGCTCGAGGACGCGCTCGCGGCATCGCTCACCAGGACGGATCGTGGCGCGGTGCTCGCGATCGAGCCGGCGCGCGCGCAGGCGCTCGCCGCGCGGCTCGGGGAGGTGCTGGCCACGGGTGACCTGGCACAACCTGTGCTTTTGTGCACGCCGACATTGCGGCCGCATCTGTGGCGCCTGTTCTCTCGCGTGCTGCCACACCTCGCCGTGCTGTCGCATGGCGAGGTGCCCCCGCAGGTGCGGATCGCCGCCGTCGCCACCCTCGACTGACATGTACGTGAAGCGCGTCTTCGCGCCCTCCGTTCGTGAAGCCCTCGCGGCCGTCCGCGCCCAACTGGGCGACGACGCGCTCGTGCTGTCCACCGAGCTCGTGCCGGCGCCGGGCTGGCGCGGCTGGATCGGCGGACGCATCGTGCGCCTGACCGCCGCGGCCGAACGCGGCATCGAGCTCGACACGCTCCCGCTCGCCGACCGGGCTGGCGACGATGCGATCCCCGCGGCGCTGGTGTCGGCCGACCGTCAGCTCGTGTCGGCCGGCCGTCCTGGCGGCCGGCCCGATGTGCGCGCCGGCGTACGCGCCAGGCTCGAGGCGAGCGGCGTCGCCGCCACGCTCGCGGCCGCCGTCGTCGATCGCATGAGCGAGGCCGACTGCCGCGGCGGATCGGACGATGCGCTGCGCCGCGCGCTCGGCGCAGAGCTCACGGCCTGCTCGGCTGTCGACGAGGAGCACGCGCGGTTCGAGGTGTTCGTCGGCCCGGCGGGCGTCGGCAAGACCACGACGATCGCAAAGATTGCGGCGCAGAACTGCGCGGCGCGGCGCGCGCCGCTCGGCCTCGTCGCGGCCGACGCGTTCCGCCCCGGCGCCATCGAGCAGCTTCGCAGCTACGCGGCGGTGATGGGTTTGCCGCTGCGCCTCGCTCGCAGCACGGACGAGCTCGAGGACGCGCTGGCCACCACGCGGCCGGCGACGCTCGTCGACACGGCCGGCCGATCGCCATCCGACGACAGCATCGCCGCGCTGTTCGACGTGCTCCGCCGCAAGCGCGGCGTGCGCACGCACCTGGTGCTGCCGGCCGACACGTCGGCGGCCACGGCGCGCCGCGTGCTCGATCGCTACCAGCCGCTCCATCCGTCGCGCGTCGTCATCACGAAGCTCGACGAGTGCGAGTCGATGATGCCGCTCTTCGACGCGGTGCGCGAACGCGGCCTGCCCGTCTCGTATCTGGCGGCCGGGCAGCGCGTGCCCGAGGACCTGTGGCGCGCCACGCCGGCCCATCTGGCCGCGGCGCTGCTGCGCGAATCCGCTCTGGAGGAACAGACGTGTCACTGACCGCGATCGGAAGCTCGCGGCCGCCGGCCACGAGAATCGCCGTGACGAGCGGCAAGGGAGGCGTCGGCAAGACCAGCCTGACGCTCAACCTGGCGGTCGCCATGGCGCGGCTCGGACATCGGGTCGGCGTGCTCGACGCCGACTTCGCCCTGGGCAACATCGACGTGCTGCTCGGCCTGGCGCCCGCCGCCCACCTCGGCGCCGTGCTCGACGGCACGCGATCGATCGGCGACGTCACGATCGAGGGCCCGAACGGCGTGCGGATCATTCCCGCCGGCAGCGGCGTCCGCGACCTCACGACGCTCGACGATGCGCGCTGGGCCCGGCTGGTGCAGGCGATCGGCGAGGTGGGCCGCGACCTCGACTTCCTGCTCTTCGACACGGCCAGCGGCGTCAGCGACAACGTCATCGACGTGCTCGGCCTGGCCGACTACGTGCTGGTCGTCACCTCGTTCGAGCCGGCCGCGGTGGTCGACGCGTACGCGGTGATCAAGCTCGTCACGGCGGCCGACGCCGCGAAGCCGATCGGCGTCGTGGTGAACACGGCCCGCGACGTCGACGAAGGCCACCTCGTCTTCCACCAGATCTCCGTCGCCGCCGAGCGGTTCCTCGGCCGGCGGCTTCGATACGACGGGCACGTGCTCGAGGACCGGTCGGTGAAGGACGCCACGCTCGCGCAGGTCCCGCTCGTCGGCGGAGACGCCGCGAGCCCGGCGAGCCGGGACATCCGCCGGCTGGCGTGCCGGCTGACGGCGGCGCGATCGTCCGGCGCCGGGCCCTGGCCCGTGCGCCGCACGCCCGACGGCCCGCGGCCGGGATCGGAGACCCCGCGATGCGCCTGACGACCTCACCCAGCCCGGAAGCCCTGCAGGAGCGCGACGCGCTCGTGATGGGGCACATCGATCTCGTGCGGTCGCTGGCCAGCCGGCTCGGGCGGCGCGTGCCGTCGCACGTCGAGCTGTCGGAGCTCGTCAGCGTCGGCGTGCTCGGCCTGATCGACGCGGCGCGCCGATTCGATTCCTCGCTCGGCGTGCCGTTCGAGGCGTTCGCCCGGCGGCGCATCCACGGCGCGATGCTCGACTCGTTGCGGCGGCTCGATCGCGTGCCGCGCTCGGTCCGCCGCACGCAGCGGCGTATCGATGCGGCGCTCGCCGATCTGCGGCACCGGCTGGGCCGCGAGCCCGAGCGCGACGAAATCGCCGAGGCGCTCGGCCTCGCGCCGGAGGCCTACGACGCCGTGCTCGAGGAGCTGCGCTGGGCCGACGTCGCGGTCGTCCGCAGCCGCGGATCGGACGAGGATGCCGGCGACCTGCTCGACGTCGCGATCGACGGCGAGGACGGCCCGTACGCGCAGCTCGAGCGCCGCGCCCTGCGCGCCAGGCTCGCCCAGGCGCTCAGCGAGCTGCCCGATCGGGAGCGCCAGATCCTCGCGCTGTCGTACCAGGAAGAGCTGACGCTCGCCGAGATCGGCCAGGTGTTCGGCGTCAGCGAGTCGCGCGTCTCCCAGCTTCGCACCCAGGCGGTGGCCCGGCTGCGCACCAAGCTGCGCGAGTGGATCCAGGTCTCGCACGCCGCGTGAGCCGGCCATGACCAAGGTGCTGTCACAGGAAGAGATCGACGCGCTGCTCGACGCGGCCGCGGACGCGCCTCGCCGGCGCCGCGCGCCCGCCGACGATGCGGTGGTGCGCTACAACTTCCGGCGCCCCGACCGCGTGTCGAAGGACCAGATCCACGCGCTCCAGTTCCTGCACGAGCGCTGCGCGCGCAACCTGTCCACGTCGCTGTCCGCGTACCTGCGGACGACCATCACGATGTCGGTCGAGGCGCTCGACCAGTGCTCCTACTCGGAGTTCCTCGGCTCGCTCACCGATCCGACGGCGTTCTACGCGCTGACGATCACGCCGTTCGACGAGCCGGGCGCGATCGAGATCAACCCGGCGGTCGCCTTCGCGATGCTCGATCGCATGCTCGGCGGCAGCGGCCAGCCGATCGCCGCCAACCGTGCGCTCACCGAGATCGAGCAGAACGTCGTCGACGCCGTCGTGCGGCACGTGCTCGCGGCGCTCGGCGACGCGTGGAAGGCCGTCACGAACCTCGGCTTCGGCATCCGGGCGCGCGAGACGCGGCCGCAGATGCTGCAGGTCGCCGCGCCCAACGAGATCGTCGTCACGGTGGTCTTCGACGTGAAGGTCGGCGACGTGCGCGGCCGCGTCAACCTGTGCCTGCCGACCAACGTGGCCGAGATCGCGGGCGACCACTTCGCCCACGCCTGGCAGCGGCAGCGCCGGGAGCTGACGGCCGCCGAACGCACGAACCTCGACGAGAACCTCGGCCGTGTGCCGGTGCCGGTCGTGCCGGAAATCCGCACGCGGCTGAACGCCGGCACCGTGCTCGCGCTGACGCACGGCGAGGTGATCGCCCTGCCGCTCCCGGCCGATCAGCCGCTGGACGTGTACGCCGGCGGCGTCCGGAAGTTCACCGGACGGCTCGCGGCCGATCGCGGCCGGCTGATGGTCGTCATCGAATCCCGCTGCGACGGCGCCGACGCCGCGCTGGAAGGAGCCGCCTGAGATGGAGCAGCACCCTGAGCCCGACGCGCCGGTCCGGCCGAACGCACGGCTCGACGCCGTGCTCGACGTGGACCTGCCGCTCGTCGTGCGATTCGGCCGCGCGGTGATGCCGCTGCGCGCGCTGGCGGATCTCGGGCCGGGATCGGTCGTCGACATGGGGCGCTCGCCGGACGAAGCGGTCGATCTGCTGGTCGGCGATCGTCTGGTCGCGCGCGGCGAAGTGGTGATCGTCGGTGGCAACTACGGAGTGCGCATCACCGAGCTCGTCGGCGCCGAAGGGCGTCCGGCCAGCCCGGAAGCGAGGGCGTCGTGACGAACGAACTGCTGTGGATCAAGGACTGGTACTGGGCGCATCGTGACGTCGTGCGCGTGGCGGCGGCGGGCGGCAGCCTCGCGCTGTTCCAGCTCGTGCTGCTGCTGTGGACGGCCCGCCGGCTGGCGGAGCTGTCGCACATCCGCGAGCGCATGAGCCGGCTGGCCGACGGCCTGGCGCTGCTCACCGACACCACGGAAGCCGGGATGGCCACGCTCATCCGCGAGGTCGAGCAGCTCGGCCGGCGCCGGACCGCTGCGGCGCCGAGACCGGCCGCCCGCGCCGCGGTCGCCAAGCGCGTCGTGGCTGCGCACCGCAACGGCGAGCGGATTTCGGAGATCGCGGATGCCGAGTCGCTGTCCGAGAGCGAGGTGCGGCTGCACCTGTCGCTCGCAGAAGCGGCGCGGCGAGATCTGAAGCCGAACCTGCGCGGCGACGCGCGGGTCTGAGGACGACATGTCGGGCTCCCAGTACATCGCGCTGAGCGGCCTGCGCGCCCGCATCGACGAGCTCGACCGGCTCGCGGCCGACATCTCGAACGTCGGCACGGCCGGCTACAAGGGCGAACGCGAAGCCCGGGCGGTGGCGCCGCGCGAGACGTTCGACGCCACGCTGCAGACGGCGATCGACACGACGTTCGGCGGACGCCGCCTGGACATGACGTCCGGCAGCATCGCGACGACCGGCCGCGAGCTCGACGTCGCGGTCGAGGGCAAGGGGTTCTTCGCGATCAGCACGCCCGGCGGCACGCGCTACACGCGCAACGGGCATTTCGCGCTCAACGCCGAGCGGCAGCTCGTCACCGCCGACGGCGCGCTCGTGCAGGGAGCCGACGGCGCACCGATCACGCTGGGATCAGGGGACGTGCGCATCGATCAGGACGGCAGCGTCTGGGCCGGCACCGCGCAGGCGGGCCGGATCGGCGTGTTCGAGTTCGCCGATCCACGCGGGCTCGTGATGGAGAGCGCGAGCCGCCTTCGCGCCGAGGGGCAAACGGCGACGCCAGCCGCGACGCCTCTCGTGCGGCCGGGCTCGCTCGAACAGTCGAACGTCTCGGTGGCGGCGCGGCTCGCGGAGCTCACGACCGTCTCGCGCGGGTTCGAGGCGCTCCAGCGCGCGATCTCCACGGTGATGAACGACGTCGACGGCCGCGCCATCGAACACCTGGGCCGACGCGGATAGCGCGGCGCGGTTGGGAAGTCCGAGGGCGACGCCCCTCGGGGAAGAAAGGCGGAGCGAGCGAGGGCACGAGCGAGCCGGCGTCGCGGCGCGGGGCGAGAGGGGCCCCCGTAAGCGACGCCGTAGGGGAGTCCGAGGGGCGACGCCCCTCGGGGAAGAAAGCCGGCGCGAGCGAGGGCACGAGCGAGCCGGCGTTGCGGCGCGGGGCGAGAGGGGCCCCCGCAAGCGACGCCGTAGGGGAGCCCGAGGGGCGACGCCCCTCGGAGAAGAAAGCGGAGCGAGCGAGGGCACGAGCGAGCCCGGCGTCGCGGCGCGGGGCGCAGGGGCCCCCGCAAGCGACGCCGTAGGGGAGTCCGAGGGGCGACGCCCCTCGGAGAAGAAAGAAGGCAAAATGATCCGGGCACTCTACACGGCGGCGAGCGGCATGACCGCTCAGCAGACGAACATCGACAACGTCGCGCACAACCTGTCGAACGTCAACACCACCGGCTTCAAGAAAGCGCGCGTGGAGTTCGAGGATCTCGTCTACCAGGAAGTCCGCGGCGCCGGAGCCTCGGCATCGGCGACGACCGAGGCGCCGATCGGCATGGAGCTCGGGCTCGGCACGCGCGCGGTGGCGACCGCGCGCAACTTCGGCGCGGGCAACCTGCGATCGACGGGCGCGCCGCTCGATCTCGCGATCCAGGGCGACGGCTTCTTCAAAGTCTCGCTGCCGAACGGGACGACGGCCTACACGCGCGCCGGCACGTTCCACCTCGATGCCCAGGGCGCGATCGTCACGGCGGAGGGCTACCCGCTCGATCCGCAGATCAGCGTGCCGACCAACGCGACGTCCGTGAGCGTGTCGAAGGACGGCGTCGTGTCGGCGACGATTCCCGGGCAGGGCGCCGCGCAGCAGCTCGGCACGCTCGAAGTCGCAACCTTCCCGAACCAGGGCGGGCTCCGGCCGCTCGGCGGCAACCTGTTCGAGCCGACCACGGCGTCGGGCGAAGCCGAGTCGGGCGCGCCCGGCACCGACGCGCGCGGCACGCTGGCGCAGGGCTTCCTCGAGGACTCGAACGTCAGCGTCGTCGAGGAGATGGTCAACATGATCATCGGCCAGCGCGCGTACGAGGCGAACTCGCGCGTCGTCAAGGCCGCCGACGAGATGCTGAGCCAGGTGAACAACCTGGTGCGATGACGCCGATGAGAACCGTCGATCTCGCCCGCTGGTGCGCGTGGTTCCTGCTGATGGCCGCAGGGCTGCACGCGACCGTTCGTACCGCGCCGCTGCCGCCGGTCTCGGCCGCTGCCGCGGTCGAGGCGGCCGTTCGCGCGCGGCTCGGCCGCGACGTCGACGTGACGGTGACGATTGCCGGCCTCAGCGGCGACGCGGCCATCTTCCGCGAGGCGCGGCCGGATCCGTCCGCGCGCCTCGGGCGTCCGCTGCGATTCACGTTCGTCACGGTCGACGGCGCGCTCCTGCCGGGATCGGCAGAGGTGCGCGTCCTCGGCACGCGGACGATCGCCCGGCGCGCGCTCGCGCGCGGGGATCGGCTGAC belongs to Acidobacteriota bacterium and includes:
- the fliM gene encoding flagellar motor switch protein FliM yields the protein MTKVLSQEEIDALLDAAADAPRRRRAPADDAVVRYNFRRPDRVSKDQIHALQFLHERCARNLSTSLSAYLRTTITMSVEALDQCSYSEFLGSLTDPTAFYALTITPFDEPGAIEINPAVAFAMLDRMLGGSGQPIAANRALTEIEQNVVDAVVRHVLAALGDAWKAVTNLGFGIRARETRPQMLQVAAPNEIVVTVVFDVKVGDVRGRVNLCLPTNVAEIAGDHFAHAWQRQRRELTAAERTNLDENLGRVPVPVVPEIRTRLNAGTVLALTHGEVIALPLPADQPLDVYAGGVRKFTGRLAADRGRLMVVIESRCDGADAALEGAA
- a CDS encoding FliA/WhiG family RNA polymerase sigma factor, whose protein sequence is MRLTTSPSPEALQERDALVMGHIDLVRSLASRLGRRVPSHVELSELVSVGVLGLIDAARRFDSSLGVPFEAFARRRIHGAMLDSLRRLDRVPRSVRRTQRRIDAALADLRHRLGREPERDEIAEALGLAPEAYDAVLEELRWADVAVVRSRGSDEDAGDLLDVAIDGEDGPYAQLERRALRARLAQALSELPDRERQILALSYQEELTLAEIGQVFGVSESRVSQLRTQAVARLRTKLREWIQVSHAA
- the flgG gene encoding flagellar basal-body rod protein FlgG codes for the protein MIRALYTAASGMTAQQTNIDNVAHNLSNVNTTGFKKARVEFEDLVYQEVRGAGASASATTEAPIGMELGLGTRAVATARNFGAGNLRSTGAPLDLAIQGDGFFKVSLPNGTTAYTRAGTFHLDAQGAIVTAEGYPLDPQISVPTNATSVSVSKDGVVSATIPGQGAAQQLGTLEVATFPNQGGLRPLGGNLFEPTTASGEAESGAPGTDARGTLAQGFLEDSNVSVVEEMVNMIIGQRAYEANSRVVKAADEMLSQVNNLVR
- the flgA gene encoding flagellar basal body P-ring formation protein FlgA → MRTVDLARWCAWFLLMAAGLHATVRTAPLPPVSAAAAVEAAVRARLGRDVDVTVTIAGLSGDAAIFREARPDPSARLGRPLRFTFVTVDGALLPGSAEVRVLGTRTIARRALARGDRLTGDDVTETVGELVDVPLKPLPAAHELVGARVLQPIAAGAVVLPGTVLLRREVERGDPVVAIAAGVAIEVTATLAAADGGRAGDVIRVVNPETKRYLRARIVRKGLVEVINGR
- a CDS encoding FliM/FliN family flagellar motor switch protein; this encodes MEQHPEPDAPVRPNARLDAVLDVDLPLVVRFGRAVMPLRALADLGPGSVVDMGRSPDEAVDLLVGDRLVARGEVVIVGGNYGVRITELVGAEGRPASPEARAS
- a CDS encoding MinD/ParA family protein, whose product is MSLTAIGSSRPPATRIAVTSGKGGVGKTSLTLNLAVAMARLGHRVGVLDADFALGNIDVLLGLAPAAHLGAVLDGTRSIGDVTIEGPNGVRIIPAGSGVRDLTTLDDARWARLVQAIGEVGRDLDFLLFDTASGVSDNVIDVLGLADYVLVVTSFEPAAVVDAYAVIKLVTAADAAKPIGVVVNTARDVDEGHLVFHQISVAAERFLGRRLRYDGHVLEDRSVKDATLAQVPLVGGDAASPASRDIRRLACRLTAARSSGAGPWPVRRTPDGPRPGSETPRCA
- a CDS encoding flagellar hook basal-body protein, with the protein product MSGSQYIALSGLRARIDELDRLAADISNVGTAGYKGEREARAVAPRETFDATLQTAIDTTFGGRRLDMTSGSIATTGRELDVAVEGKGFFAISTPGGTRYTRNGHFALNAERQLVTADGALVQGADGAPITLGSGDVRIDQDGSVWAGTAQAGRIGVFEFADPRGLVMESASRLRAEGQTATPAATPLVRPGSLEQSNVSVAARLAELTTVSRGFEALQRAISTVMNDVDGRAIEHLGRRG